One Glycine max cultivar Williams 82 chromosome 6, Glycine_max_v4.0, whole genome shotgun sequence DNA segment encodes these proteins:
- the LOC100776046 gene encoding putative transcription elongation factor S-II-like, translating into MEKELVELYEAAKKAADAAISGDGEHEESRCIDALEQLKKFPVNYKILVNTQVGKHLKVLTKHPRQKIKSFAIDLIEIWKGIIIKETSKNKNGGSDSKDESANREKSKAGKMQKSPSVKIEKGETVKVEKIERNGTSKSSFENMKKVQNDVKNERTDRAASVKMEKIAEEKPISGAKKMSSSSTAPPKLKTMIKSNDATRDKIREILHEALSKVTREADEDLVAVVNDSDPIRVAVTVESVLFEKWGPSNGAQKVKYRSLMFNLKDSNNPDFRRKVLLGVVEPEQLINMSTAEMASEQRKQEYQKITEKALFECERGGQPKATTDQFKCGRCGQRKTTYYQMQTRSADEPMTTYVTCCVCNNRWKFC; encoded by the exons ATGGAGAAAGAGTTGGTGGAATTGTACGAAGCGGCGAAGAAGGCGGCGGACGCGGCCATCTCCGGCGACGGCGAACATGAGGAAAGCAGATGCATCGATGCGCTTGAGCAGCTCAAGAAGTTTCCCGTTAATTACAAGATTCTCGTCAACACCCAG GTGGGCAAACATCTTAAAGTTCTGACAAAGCACCCAAGGCAGAAAATTAAGTCCTTTGCTATTGACTTAATTGAGATATGGAAAGGCATAATTATCAAGGAaacaagcaaaaataaaaatgggggCTCTGATAGTAAGGATGAGTCGGCTAACAGGGAGAAATCTAAAGCTGGGAAAATGCAAAAGAGTCCTTCGGTGAAGATTGAAAAAGGTGAAACCGTCAAGGTTGAGAAAATTGAAAGGAATGGCACATCAAAGTCAAGctttgaaaatatgaaaaaggtaCAAAATGATGTCAAGAATGAGAGAACTGATCGTGCTGCAAGTGTCAAGATGGAAAAGATAGCCGAGGAAAAGCCAATTTCTGGAGCAAAGAAAATGTCATCCAGTTCTACCGCTCCCCCAAAGCTAAAAACTATGATTAAATCCAATGATGCAACACGAGACAAAATAAGGGAAATTCTCCATGAGGCTTTGTCCAAGGTCACTAGAGAGGCTGATGAAGATCTTGTAGCTGTAGTCAATGATTCTGATCCCATCCGTGTTGCTGTGACAGTGGAGTCtgtattatttgaaaaatgggGTCCTTCAAATGGGGCACAAAAGGTGAAGTATAGGTCCTTAATGTTTAACCTTAAGGATTCAAACAACCCTGATTTCCGGAGAAAAGTTCTGCTTGGTGTTGTTGAGCCAGAGCAACTGATCAACATGAGCACAGCAGAAATGGCTAGTGAGCAAAGGAAGCAGGAATATCAGAAAATCACAGAGAAAGCTTTATTTGAATGTGAGCGTGGAGGTCAACCAAAAGCTACAACCGATCAATTTAAGTGTGGCCGATGTGGTCAAAGAAAGACCACCTATTACCAAATGCAGACTCGCAGTGCTGATGAACCTATGACAACCTATGTCACTTGTTGTGTCTGCAATAACCGTTGGAAATTCTGTTAG
- the LOC100777110 gene encoding uncharacterized protein, which translates to MIQKFKPLFSEANSFLLRFWLLQECLLQPSPWLDVNLNEVESASGGGNAPQGGGFDVGGLETEPRW; encoded by the exons ATGATCCAAAAATTCAAACCACTCTTCTCAGAAGCCAACTCATTTTTGCTCAGGTTCTGGCTTCTCCAAGAATGTCTTCTTCAACCATCCCCATGGCT GGATGTTAACCTGAATGAGGTAGAGAGCGCCAGTGGCGGCGGTAACGCCCCACAAGGCGGCGGCTTTGACGTCGGTGGGTTGGAGACGGAGCCTCGCTGGTAA
- the WRKY76 gene encoding WRKY transcription factor 76 yields MSILFPRSSSAAKRKRVIRELVQGRDYATQLKFLLQKPIGPDGSVSAKELVANVLRSFAETLSVLTSSSEDSTSGHDHDDEVIAQNLVISGEDASQVASINDPSSEDSTESRKGSKDRRGSYKRRKTEQTWTIVAQTTDDNHAWRKYGQKEILNSQFPRSYFRCTRKFEQGCRATKQVQRIQENPDRYNITYIGFHTCKDTLKAPQVVTHSKTWDSFLGPESNVPNEHYSTIGSQSQIVIQEYPNDETDPSDLTDANLWSDLKDFELSNDKPAGLKIAPENADSVYSCTGSRSLDMDFGIFSPHFCSTEDFHFDESQLL; encoded by the exons ATGAGTATTCTCTTCCCAAGAAGTTCCTCAGCAGCAAAGAGGAAAAGGGTCATTAGAGAACTTGTTCAGGGTCGAGACTATGCTACTCAGTTGAAGTTTCTGCTTCAGAAGCCTATTGGCCCTGATGGGTCTGTTTCTGCTAAGGAACTTGTGGCCAATGTGCTGAGATCTTTCGCTGAAACTCTCTCTGTGTTGACTTCTTCTTCCGAGGATTCAACAAGTGGTCATGATCATGACGACGAGGTTATTGCTCAGAATCTTGTAATTTCCGGAGAAGATGCCTCGCAGGTGGCAAGCATTAATGATCCGAGTTCTGAGGATTCGACTGAGAGTAGGAAGGGATCAAAGGATCGGAGAGGGTCCTATAAAAgaag GAAGACTGAACAGACATGGACTATAGTTGCCCAAACTACTGATGATAATCATGCATGGAGAAAGTACGGACAAAAGGAAATCCTAAATTCTCAATTTCCCAG GAGTTACTTCAGGTGCACTAGAAAGTTTGAACAAGGTTGCCGAGCAACCAAACAAGTGCAACGGATACAAGAGAATCCCGATAGGTACAACATTACGTACATAGGCTTTCACACATGCAAAGACACCCTCAAGGCTCCACAAGTGGTGACACATTCTAAAACTTGGGACTCATTTCTTGGTCCTGAATCAAATGTGCCAAATGAACATTATTCCACCATTGGATCACAAAGCCAAATTGTAATACAAGAATATCCCAACGATGAGACTGATCCAAGTGATCTCACAGATGCTAACCTGTGGTCTGATTTGAAGGATTTTGAACTATCCAATGACAAGCCTGCAGGTTTGAAAATAGCACCTGAAAATGCAGATTCTGTGTATTCATGCACTGGCTCGAGAAGTTTGGACATGGATTTTGGGATATTCTCTCCTCATTTCTGCAGCACCGAGGACTTCCACTTTGATGAAAGCCAATTGCTTTAG